One [Clostridium] saccharolyticum WM1 DNA segment encodes these proteins:
- a CDS encoding GGDEF domain-containing protein, producing MDHISLDEIKDKLDFFNKMYDVVRLVDPLHKKVLEYRQSSLAEALDTCYQYWGNNRICDNCVSVRAYHDNKSFVKMEKSGEDVFLVTSIPIENAASPAVLELFKNATDTMYIGSGDYNEGEIVSRFMKELNDAVVRDPLTSLYNRRFVEERLPVDIIDATLKNMPLSVCFIDLDNFKSINDFYGHETGDLAIRTAGEIIFKNVTPEGLWAARYGGDEFLLCLKGSNEEHGRAIAERIQADIEKMPVSKAMVNIPLSISYGIETMSRTPITAEELIRRADEKMYKAKKEKNPGI from the coding sequence ATGGATCATATTTCGCTTGATGAGATTAAGGATAAATTGGATTTTTTTAATAAGATGTATGATGTTGTACGTCTGGTGGACCCGCTTCATAAAAAAGTACTGGAGTACCGGCAGTCCTCTTTGGCGGAAGCACTGGATACATGCTATCAGTATTGGGGAAACAACAGGATTTGCGACAACTGCGTTTCTGTAAGAGCTTATCACGATAACAAAAGCTTTGTTAAAATGGAAAAAAGCGGGGAAGATGTCTTTCTTGTAACGTCAATTCCTATTGAAAATGCCGCCAGTCCTGCAGTACTGGAACTGTTTAAAAATGCCACGGACACGATGTATATCGGGTCTGGTGATTATAATGAAGGAGAGATTGTTTCCCGCTTTATGAAGGAACTTAATGATGCGGTTGTAAGGGATCCTCTCACCTCCCTTTATAACCGGCGTTTTGTGGAAGAGCGTCTTCCTGTGGATATCATTGATGCTACTTTAAAGAATATGCCTTTATCGGTATGTTTTATTGATCTTGATAATTTTAAATCCATAAATGACTTTTACGGACATGAGACCGGAGATTTGGCCATTCGGACGGCAGGAGAAATTATTTTCAAAAATGTTACTCCTGAGGGCTTGTGGGCGGCCAGGTACGGGGGAGATGAGTTTCTTCTTTGCCTGAAGGGATCCAATGAAGAGCATGGACGCGCAATCGCAGAGCGAATACAAGCGGATATAGAGAAAATGCCGGTGAGCAAGGCAATGGTAAACATCCCTCTCTCCATTTCTTATGGAATAGAAACCATGAGTCGCACTCCCATAACGGCTGAGGAGCTTATCCGCAGGGCAGATGAAAAAATGTATAAGGCAAAAAAAGAAAAGAATCCGGGTATTTAA
- a CDS encoding DUF4489 domain-containing protein: MNADEYSDGYEDRETVYECSHKCSKHKCVSKSGRILKPLKFNRTHLKCGMSSGSFTLPVDTPAGVTFTLATVNADTKGMNQPCIQLEYASNIFTAAESLTLNFQIFKQCGNQLAPVPVGPVWTFFAEVTEGSTLSNPFAFSVCDCDIICDDCCIYSAAVTIEGVSITALTIISNSSLAAIIVDDSCKY; encoded by the coding sequence ATGAATGCTGATGAATACAGCGATGGATACGAAGACAGAGAAACTGTGTATGAGTGCAGTCATAAATGCAGTAAGCATAAATGCGTTAGTAAATCTGGAAGGATCCTAAAGCCTTTAAAATTTAATAGAACACACTTAAAATGCGGTATGTCGTCAGGATCTTTCACACTTCCTGTGGATACTCCTGCCGGAGTTACATTTACATTAGCTACTGTAAATGCAGATACAAAGGGTATGAACCAACCATGCATTCAATTAGAATATGCAAGTAACATTTTTACTGCCGCCGAATCACTCACTCTTAATTTCCAGATTTTTAAACAATGCGGAAATCAATTGGCGCCTGTTCCTGTAGGGCCAGTTTGGACGTTCTTTGCTGAGGTTACGGAAGGTAGTACCCTTAGTAATCCCTTCGCATTCTCTGTATGTGACTGCGACATAATCTGTGATGACTGCTGCATCTATAGTGCAGCAGTCACGATAGAAGGCGTTTCTATTACTGCTTTAACTATTATTAGCAATTCTTCTCTTGCGGCCATTATTGTAGATGATTCATGTAAATACTAA
- a CDS encoding bifunctional diguanylate cyclase/phosphodiesterase produces the protein MLLYIFVLFDTEKRAGRRSIFFRAAKQNQVTLKNRMEGDLHTLKGLAVSLGAMDPVGKEEINRIITDINEENKFMKIGFADNADWMGSNPDDDYYSVPVRNREDQPLGLLYATNPDDILRNMIDETVLSGVLVTEILDQNGMVVAGNAGTKDQEKVREVISKGSQLPFPMDSQGNRQQMAVLIPLEINNWYVLSVFPQSGKRDRHIETGIGALILLSSGLFLYFFCRQYKSINENQEALLELANRDSLTGCRNFPAFKKEAERVIREENILSYAVWYCDIKKFKFINDILGYEEGDRILSSIADLFRDYGEEEALFCRVSADNFAGLHKYETREEMRSWFHNLVEFFQSRELPSYKTITIELCMGVYCMEENDRDLSIERIVNRANIAQKHVKSQPGNQFGFYNKEIRNKVVYESELESEIDRAIRNREFKPFIQPKISIQKGNRIAGGEVLVRWENPRKGTIPPGLFIPLMERDGKIVKLDRYMFEVACQWLNSYLKTGREPVNLAVNVSKIGMLRDDFVDFYGRVKEKYQIPDGLLELEFTETVMLNDDAVFSSLVSRLHKKGFVCSLDDFGSGYSSLNLLKNLPIDVLKLDIMFFRKSTDIKRERIVISNIINMAKELQIRTIAEGVEYVETVDFLTSAGCDVIQGYVFAKPMPIEAFDEMLLKKKGEALIPEDIRV, from the coding sequence ATGTTGCTTTATATTTTTGTTCTATTTGATACAGAAAAACGGGCGGGAAGACGCAGCATTTTTTTCCGTGCTGCAAAACAAAACCAGGTCACGCTTAAGAATCGGATGGAGGGAGATTTACATACTCTTAAGGGACTGGCAGTAAGCCTTGGAGCCATGGATCCAGTTGGTAAGGAAGAGATAAATCGGATCATAACTGATATTAACGAAGAAAATAAGTTTATGAAAATCGGTTTCGCGGATAATGCTGATTGGATGGGATCAAACCCTGATGATGATTATTATTCGGTTCCTGTAAGGAACAGGGAAGATCAGCCGTTGGGCCTGCTTTATGCTACCAATCCCGATGACATATTGCGCAATATGATTGACGAGACTGTTCTGTCAGGAGTTTTAGTAACGGAAATCCTTGACCAGAATGGAATGGTGGTCGCTGGGAACGCCGGTACAAAGGATCAGGAAAAAGTCCGGGAAGTGATTTCCAAAGGAAGTCAGCTGCCGTTTCCCATGGATTCCCAGGGCAACCGGCAGCAAATGGCTGTATTGATTCCTTTGGAAATTAATAACTGGTATGTATTAAGCGTTTTTCCGCAATCCGGCAAAAGGGACAGGCATATAGAGACCGGAATAGGGGCGCTGATTTTGCTGTCCTCAGGGCTGTTTCTATACTTTTTCTGCCGGCAGTACAAGAGTATCAATGAAAACCAGGAAGCCCTTCTGGAACTGGCAAACAGGGACAGTCTGACCGGGTGCAGGAATTTTCCGGCTTTTAAAAAGGAAGCGGAGCGGGTGATCCGGGAAGAAAATATTTTATCTTACGCAGTGTGGTATTGTGATATAAAGAAATTTAAATTCATCAATGATATTTTGGGATATGAGGAAGGGGACAGGATCCTGTCATCCATTGCGGATCTGTTTCGGGATTATGGGGAAGAGGAGGCTTTATTCTGCAGGGTTTCCGCCGATAATTTTGCAGGTCTCCACAAATATGAAACCCGGGAGGAGATGCGCAGCTGGTTTCATAATCTGGTCGAGTTTTTTCAAAGCAGAGAACTGCCTTCCTATAAAACGATTACTATAGAACTGTGTATGGGTGTTTACTGCATGGAGGAAAATGACCGGGACCTGTCCATTGAACGGATCGTAAACCGGGCAAATATTGCACAGAAGCATGTAAAGAGTCAGCCTGGCAACCAGTTTGGTTTTTATAATAAAGAAATACGCAACAAGGTGGTTTACGAGTCTGAGCTGGAATCAGAAATCGACAGGGCAATCAGGAACCGGGAGTTTAAGCCGTTTATACAGCCCAAAATATCCATTCAGAAAGGAAACCGGATTGCAGGAGGTGAGGTCTTGGTAAGATGGGAGAATCCCCGTAAGGGCACCATACCGCCTGGACTGTTCATACCTCTAATGGAACGTGACGGGAAGATAGTAAAGCTCGACCGGTACATGTTTGAGGTGGCCTGCCAGTGGCTAAACAGCTATTTAAAGACCGGCAGGGAGCCCGTAAACCTGGCTGTCAATGTTTCAAAAATTGGAATGCTGCGGGATGATTTTGTGGATTTTTACGGAAGAGTGAAAGAAAAGTATCAGATACCTGACGGACTTTTGGAACTGGAGTTTACGGAAACTGTCATGCTGAATGATGATGCGGTTTTCAGCAGCCTTGTAAGCCGGCTGCATAAAAAGGGATTTGTCTGCTCTCTGGATGATTTCGGTTCAGGATATTCATCCCTGAATTTATTAAAAAATCTTCCTATTGACGTATTAAAACTGGATATTATGTTTTTCAGGAAAAGTACGGATATAAAAAGAGAGAGGATCGTTATATCCAACATCATAAACATGGCAAAGGAGCTTCAGATCAGAACCATCGCAGAAGGGGTTGAATATGTGGAAACCGTGGATTTTTTAACGTCTGCGGGCTGTGATGTAATTCAGGGTTATGTGTTTGCGAAGCCAATGCCGATTGAGGCCTTTGATGAAATGCTATTAAAGAAAAAAGGAGAAGCCCTGATACCGGAAGATATTAGGGTCTAG
- a CDS encoding cytochrome P450, whose product MEVKERIMHDKGIDNTLKLLEEGYLFIKNRMDLYNCNIFETHIMGEKAICITGEEACKIFYDEELFQRKGAMPKRVQKTLFGVNAIQGMDDKAHIQRKLFFMSLMTEVHQKELAELFDKEMEASAYKWMNMNEIVLFHEAKNIICKVACFWTGVPLPESDVEKRADDFCSMVDGIGGIGPRYWKGKAARNRTEEWIRGIIEDVRQGKLIVKDDSVLNLMAIHREPDGNQMELPMAAKELINVIRPIVAISTYITFTALAIYEHPECYEELMRGDNNYFEMFVQEVRRYYPFTPFLGARVHKDFVWNQYEFKKGELVLLDVYGMNHDPNIWSNPDEFRPERFKEQKDRKFSFIPQGGGDPGKGHRCPGEGITIEIMKASLNFLVNKIDFEIPEQDASYSLSRIPTLPKSGLIMKNIRKKY is encoded by the coding sequence ATGGAAGTAAAAGAGAGGATTATGCATGATAAAGGTATAGATAATACCCTTAAATTATTGGAAGAAGGATATCTCTTTATCAAAAATAGGATGGATCTTTATAATTGTAATATATTTGAAACCCATATAATGGGTGAAAAAGCAATTTGCATAACAGGAGAAGAGGCTTGCAAAATTTTTTATGATGAAGAGTTATTTCAACGAAAAGGTGCTATGCCAAAAAGAGTACAAAAGACCCTGTTTGGAGTTAATGCAATTCAGGGAATGGATGATAAAGCGCATATTCAGAGAAAACTATTTTTTATGTCGTTAATGACAGAGGTTCATCAAAAGGAACTTGCAGAGCTTTTTGATAAAGAAATGGAGGCTTCTGCTTATAAATGGATGAATATGAATGAAATTGTACTTTTTCATGAAGCCAAGAATATAATATGCAAAGTCGCATGTTTTTGGACCGGAGTTCCATTGCCGGAATCCGATGTAGAAAAAAGGGCAGATGATTTTTGCTCAATGGTTGATGGAATAGGCGGAATCGGACCCAGATACTGGAAAGGAAAGGCGGCGCGAAATAGGACAGAGGAGTGGATAAGAGGAATCATAGAGGATGTAAGACAAGGGAAGCTGATAGTAAAAGATGATTCGGTACTTAATTTGATGGCTATTCACAGGGAGCCCGATGGGAATCAGATGGAGCTGCCAATGGCCGCAAAAGAGTTAATTAACGTAATAAGACCAATTGTCGCTATTTCAACATATATTACTTTTACCGCCTTGGCAATATATGAACATCCTGAGTGCTATGAGGAACTTATGCGTGGTGATAATAATTATTTTGAAATGTTTGTGCAGGAAGTCCGCAGGTACTATCCGTTTACCCCTTTTTTAGGAGCAAGAGTACACAAAGACTTTGTTTGGAATCAGTATGAGTTTAAAAAAGGAGAACTTGTATTACTTGATGTTTATGGGATGAATCATGATCCTAACATATGGAGCAATCCTGATGAATTTCGACCGGAGCGTTTTAAGGAACAAAAAGACAGGAAATTTAGTTTTATCCCTCAGGGAGGGGGTGATCCTGGAAAGGGGCACCGCTGTCCAGGTGAAGGTATTACTATTGAAATCATGAAAGCAAGTTTAAACTTTCTTGTTAACAAAATTGATTTTGAAATTCCAGAACAAGACGCAAGCTACAGTCTTTCAAGAATTCCCACTTTGCCCAAAAGCGGTCTTATTATGAAGAATATTCGAAAGAAATATTAA
- a CDS encoding PolC-type DNA polymerase III — protein sequence MAKKFLEVFPSLHITDELRELLNLVEVEKVTLGRDRSSIRIYLMSPRLIHKQNIYGLEKGIKDQLFPSKRLTIKIIERFCLSGQYTPQKLLKAYRESLLTELKNYSIIEYNMFRKAEFKFPEPDLLRLTVEDTIVTHEKAGDLKRILEKIFHERCGMPVEIQYDYIVPKENELAKQKELQMQREVEEIVSRTSLAFRKGGDQEEYNSGNAGGSAGASMMEASSAEFLASGDMASAATGQSPVPSLRMGGKKESPKSGDFDAGKKEWKDFKKGGSFYGRRSDNPDVLYGRDFDGEIIEIEKIDGEIGEVVIRGKILTVDSRELRSQKTIMIFDVTDFTDTITVKMFAREEQLEDLKAAVVQGSFIRLKGVTTIDKFDGELTLGSVVGIKKSEDFTGKRMDNSLEKRVELHCHTKMSDMDGVSEVKDIVKRAKRWGMPAIAITDHGCVQAFPDANHALDKGDDFKLIYGVEGYLVDDLKQLVDNSKNQSLSDSYVVFDIETTGFSSSRNRIIEIGAVKVENGTIADKFSTFVNPDVPIPFEIEKLTGINDNMVLPYPKINEILPRFLEFCGNSVLVAHNAAFDVSFIAYNAARLNLAFEPTVIDTVALARLLLPNLNRYKLDTVAKALVVSLENHHRAVDDAGCTAEIFVAFVKMLRERGVETLDELNGLSTMSADMIKKLPTHHVIILAANDVGRVNLYRLISYSHIDFYARRPRIPKSVLNQNREGLIVGSACEAGEIYQALLRGVSDAELAKLVNFYDYLEIQPLGNNGFMLRDEKSSVKSEQDLIEINQRIVTLGEQFGKPVCATCDVHFLDPEDEVYRRIIMAGQGFKDSDDQAPLYLRTTEEMLKEFQYLGPNKAEEVVIKNTRKIADMCEKISPVRPDKCAPVIENSDEDLRKICYDRAYAIYGENLPSIVIERLERELHSIISNGFAVMYIIAQKLVWKSNEDGYLVGSRGSVGSSFVAYLSGITEVNSLSPHYYCASCHYYDFDSDEVKQFSGMAGCDMPDKVCPVCGLPLAKDGFDIPFETFLGFKGDKEPDIDLNFSGEYQSKAHDYTEVIFGKGQTFRAGTIGTLADKTAFGYVKNYYEEHGVRKRNCEISRIVQGCVGVRRTTGQHPGGIIVLPHGEEIYSFTPVQRPANDMTTMTVTTHFDYHSIDHNLLKLDILGHDDPTMIRMLQDLIGFDPVKDIPLDSKEVMSLFQNTSALGITPEDIGGCKLGALGVPEFGTDFAMQMLIDTQPKYFSDLVRIAGLAHGTDVWLGNAQTLIQEGKATIQTAICTRDDIMIYLISMGIEEGLSFSIMESVRKGKGLKTEWEEEMTAHGVPDWYIWSCKKIKYMFPKAHAAAYVMMAWRIAYCKVFYPLAYYASFFSIRANGFSYELMCQGRDKLEHYLADYKKRMDTLSKKEQDTLRDMRIVQEMYARGYDFMPIDIYRAKARHFQIIDGKLMPSLSSIDGLGEKAADAIVDAGKDGAFLSREDFRNRTKVSKTVCDLMGDLELLFDLPESNQLSLFDLG from the coding sequence ATGGCAAAGAAATTTTTGGAGGTTTTTCCAAGCTTACATATCACAGATGAATTACGGGAGCTTTTAAATCTGGTGGAAGTGGAGAAGGTCACTTTAGGCAGGGATAGAAGCTCTATTCGTATTTATCTGATGAGTCCAAGACTTATACATAAACAAAATATTTATGGCCTGGAAAAGGGGATCAAGGATCAGCTTTTTCCTTCCAAGCGGCTTACCATTAAGATTATTGAGCGGTTTTGCCTGTCTGGCCAGTACACCCCCCAGAAGCTTTTAAAGGCCTATCGGGAAAGCCTGTTAACGGAGCTTAAAAATTACAGCATTATAGAATATAACATGTTCCGCAAAGCGGAATTTAAGTTTCCGGAGCCGGACCTTCTTCGGCTGACAGTAGAAGATACGATTGTTACCCATGAAAAAGCCGGCGACTTAAAACGGATTCTGGAAAAGATTTTTCATGAACGCTGCGGTATGCCGGTGGAGATCCAGTACGATTATATAGTCCCCAAAGAAAATGAACTGGCAAAGCAGAAAGAGCTTCAGATGCAGCGGGAGGTGGAGGAGATCGTAAGCAGGACCTCTCTGGCGTTCAGAAAGGGAGGAGACCAGGAGGAGTATAACTCAGGAAATGCGGGAGGAAGTGCCGGGGCTTCCATGATGGAGGCTTCTTCCGCAGAATTCCTGGCTTCAGGGGATATGGCCTCTGCAGCCACCGGCCAGTCTCCTGTACCTTCGCTGCGTATGGGCGGAAAGAAGGAATCTCCTAAGTCCGGAGACTTCGATGCCGGGAAAAAGGAGTGGAAGGATTTTAAAAAGGGCGGCAGTTTTTACGGACGACGCTCAGATAATCCTGACGTACTTTACGGCCGTGATTTTGATGGGGAAATCATAGAAATAGAAAAAATTGACGGAGAAATCGGCGAAGTGGTCATTCGAGGCAAGATTTTAACCGTAGACAGCAGAGAACTGAGAAGCCAGAAGACCATCATGATCTTTGATGTGACGGATTTTACGGATACGATCACAGTGAAGATGTTTGCCAGAGAAGAACAGCTGGAGGATTTAAAGGCTGCAGTGGTGCAGGGCAGTTTTATTCGCCTGAAGGGAGTTACAACCATTGATAAATTTGATGGGGAGCTGACTCTCGGTTCCGTGGTGGGAATCAAGAAATCAGAGGATTTTACCGGAAAGCGGATGGACAACAGCCTTGAAAAACGGGTGGAGCTTCACTGCCATACGAAAATGAGCGATATGGATGGCGTTTCTGAGGTCAAGGACATTGTGAAACGGGCAAAACGGTGGGGTATGCCTGCCATTGCCATCACAGACCATGGATGTGTCCAGGCATTCCCTGATGCCAATCATGCCCTGGATAAAGGAGATGACTTTAAGCTGATTTACGGCGTAGAGGGGTATCTGGTGGATGATTTAAAGCAGCTTGTAGATAATTCCAAAAATCAGAGCTTATCAGATTCCTATGTGGTTTTTGATATTGAGACAACGGGCTTTAGCTCTTCCAGGAACCGGATCATTGAAATCGGTGCGGTAAAGGTGGAAAATGGTACGATTGCAGATAAATTCAGTACCTTTGTTAACCCGGATGTACCAATTCCCTTTGAAATTGAGAAGCTTACAGGAATCAATGATAACATGGTTCTTCCTTATCCTAAAATCAATGAGATCCTGCCCAGGTTTCTGGAATTCTGCGGGAATTCTGTGCTGGTAGCCCATAATGCAGCCTTTGACGTAAGCTTTATCGCTTATAATGCAGCGAGGCTTAACCTGGCTTTTGAGCCTACCGTCATCGATACGGTGGCTCTTGCAAGACTTCTCCTTCCCAATCTTAACCGGTATAAACTGGATACAGTTGCAAAGGCGCTGGTCGTATCCCTTGAAAACCATCACAGGGCAGTGGATGATGCAGGCTGTACAGCTGAAATATTCGTGGCATTTGTGAAAATGCTCCGGGAACGGGGGGTGGAGACTCTTGATGAGCTTAACGGGCTAAGCACCATGTCTGCGGATATGATCAAAAAGCTTCCCACCCATCATGTCATCATACTGGCTGCCAATGATGTGGGAAGAGTGAACCTTTATCGTCTGATTTCATATTCTCATATTGATTTTTATGCAAGAAGGCCAAGGATCCCCAAAAGCGTGCTGAACCAGAACCGGGAAGGCCTGATCGTAGGCTCTGCCTGTGAGGCAGGTGAGATATATCAGGCTCTTCTTCGGGGCGTTTCCGATGCAGAGTTGGCAAAGCTGGTAAATTTTTATGACTATCTGGAAATACAGCCTTTGGGAAACAATGGGTTCATGCTCAGAGATGAGAAAAGTTCTGTAAAGTCAGAGCAGGATTTAATTGAGATCAATCAAAGGATCGTGACCCTTGGGGAGCAGTTTGGGAAGCCTGTCTGCGCAACCTGTGATGTTCATTTTCTGGATCCGGAGGATGAGGTTTACCGAAGGATCATTATGGCAGGCCAGGGTTTTAAGGATTCTGATGACCAGGCACCTTTGTATTTAAGGACTACAGAGGAAATGCTGAAGGAATTCCAATACCTGGGACCGAATAAGGCGGAAGAGGTGGTAATAAAGAATACAAGGAAAATTGCCGACATGTGCGAAAAGATCTCTCCTGTACGCCCGGATAAGTGCGCGCCAGTGATTGAAAATTCTGATGAAGATTTAAGAAAGATCTGTTATGACAGGGCCTATGCAATCTATGGAGAAAACCTTCCGTCCATTGTTATAGAGCGGTTGGAAAGAGAACTTCATTCCATTATATCCAATGGGTTCGCGGTCATGTATATCATCGCCCAGAAGCTGGTTTGGAAATCCAATGAGGATGGATATCTGGTAGGCTCAAGAGGTTCTGTCGGATCTTCCTTTGTGGCTTATCTGTCAGGGATTACGGAGGTAAATTCCTTAAGCCCTCATTACTATTGTGCTTCCTGCCATTATTATGATTTTGATTCGGATGAGGTAAAACAGTTTTCCGGTATGGCAGGCTGCGATATGCCGGATAAAGTTTGCCCGGTGTGCGGGCTCCCCCTGGCAAAGGACGGATTTGATATTCCCTTTGAGACCTTCCTGGGCTTTAAGGGGGACAAGGAGCCGGATATTGACTTGAATTTCTCCGGAGAATACCAGAGTAAGGCCCATGATTATACGGAGGTCATCTTCGGCAAGGGTCAGACCTTTCGGGCAGGTACCATTGGTACCCTGGCTGATAAAACGGCTTTCGGTTATGTGAAAAATTATTATGAAGAACATGGGGTCAGAAAACGAAATTGTGAAATCAGCAGAATTGTACAGGGCTGTGTTGGTGTCAGGAGGACAACAGGGCAGCATCCTGGCGGAATCATTGTGCTTCCCCATGGGGAGGAAATTTACTCCTTTACCCCGGTTCAGCGGCCTGCCAACGATATGACCACCATGACAGTAACCACTCATTTTGATTACCATTCCATTGATCACAACTTATTAAAGCTTGATATTCTGGGACACGACGATCCTACCATGATCCGTATGCTTCAGGACTTAATCGGCTTTGATCCGGTAAAGGATATTCCCCTGGACAGCAAGGAAGTAATGTCTCTGTTCCAGAACACTTCGGCTTTGGGAATTACGCCAGAGGATATCGGCGGATGTAAGCTTGGAGCTTTGGGTGTTCCGGAGTTTGGTACAGACTTTGCCATGCAGATGCTGATCGACACCCAGCCGAAGTATTTCTCCGATCTGGTGCGCATTGCAGGTCTTGCCCATGGTACGGATGTGTGGCTGGGGAATGCCCAGACCCTGATCCAGGAAGGGAAGGCTACCATTCAGACGGCAATCTGTACCCGAGATGATATTATGATTTATTTAATATCAATGGGTATCGAAGAAGGACTTTCCTTTTCCATTATGGAGAGCGTACGAAAAGGAAAAGGGTTGAAGACAGAGTGGGAAGAGGAGATGACTGCCCACGGAGTTCCGGACTGGTATATATGGTCCTGTAAAAAGATTAAGTACATGTTTCCGAAAGCCCATGCGGCTGCCTATGTAATGATGGCATGGAGAATCGCTTATTGTAAGGTGTTTTATCCACTGGCTTATTATGCCTCTTTTTTCAGCATCCGGGCCAACGGCTTCAGCTACGAGCTGATGTGCCAGGGACGGGATAAGCTGGAACACTACCTGGCTGATTATAAAAAGCGGATGGACACTCTTTCAAAAAAGGAGCAGGATACTCTGAGGGATATGAGGATCGTTCAGGAAATGTACGCCAGAGGGTATGATTTTATGCCCATTGACATTTACCGTGCAAAGGCTAGGCATTTCCAGATCATTGACGGCAAGCTGATGCCATCCTTAAGCAGCATTGACGGACTGGGAGAAAAGGCGGCGGATGCCATTGTAGATGCTGGAAAGGATGGAGCCTTCCTGTCCAGGGAGGATTTCAGAAACAGGACAAAGGTCAGCAAAACTGTTTGCGATTTAATGGGAGATTTGGAACTCCTTTTTGACCTTCCGGAATCCAACCAGTTGTCTCTGTTTGACCTGGGCTGA
- a CDS encoding flavodoxin domain-containing protein produces MNKIVVVFQSKYGATRKYAEWIAKELSCDLLDGRTIKAGDLTPYNTIIFGGGIYAGSVNGIKRLTKNFSSLTGRNLVLFTCGLADPSNASSREQIEKSLEKLLSSDMRKKVRRFYFRGAMDYSKLCLMHRGMMTMVCKVLAKKAPNSLADEEKEMLANYGKAVDFTNREAILPLINDIRGF; encoded by the coding sequence TTGAACAAAATTGTTGTTGTATTTCAATCAAAATATGGTGCCACCAGAAAATATGCGGAATGGATCGCTAAGGAATTATCCTGTGATCTGCTTGATGGGAGAACTATAAAAGCAGGAGATCTCACACCGTACAATACGATCATCTTCGGCGGCGGCATATATGCCGGGAGTGTCAATGGGATCAAGAGATTGACAAAGAACTTTTCCAGTCTAACCGGCAGGAATCTGGTGCTTTTTACTTGTGGTTTGGCTGACCCTTCCAATGCCTCCAGCAGGGAACAAATTGAAAAGAGCCTGGAGAAGCTGCTTTCTTCTGATATGAGGAAAAAGGTCAGACGATTCTATTTTCGCGGAGCCATGGATTATTCCAAACTCTGCCTGATGCACCGTGGGATGATGACTATGGTTTGTAAGGTGCTGGCGAAAAAGGCCCCAAATTCCTTGGCAGATGAAGAGAAAGAGATGCTTGCCAATTATGGAAAGGCCGTTGATTTTACTAATAGGGAAGCAATATTGCCACTGATCAATGATATACGGGGTTTCTAA
- the pta gene encoding phosphate acetyltransferase has protein sequence MFRQMIAALKGQNRKIVFTEGTDPRILEAASRLYHDGVLTPILLGNPDEIDAASKESGWPVEGIEKVDPLNYGEMEEMTAKMVELRKGKMDEAACREALLKSNYFGTMLVKMGKADCLLGGATYSTADTVRPALQLIKTKPGSKIVSSCFILYREAESGNEMYAMGDCAINLNPDENELVEIVLETARTARTFSIEPKVALLSYSSLGSGKGESVDKVHNAAAKLKAMDLDFLVDGELQFDAAFSPVVAKTKAPESLVAGQANTFIFPNIDAGNIGYKIAQRLGGFEAFGPILQGLNAPINDLSRGCNAEEVYKMSIITASLI, from the coding sequence ATGTTCAGACAAATGATTGCTGCACTGAAAGGGCAGAATAGAAAAATCGTATTTACAGAAGGCACTGATCCGAGAATCCTGGAAGCGGCAAGCCGCCTTTATCATGACGGGGTCCTTACCCCCATTCTTCTGGGGAATCCTGATGAAATTGATGCGGCTTCCAAAGAAAGCGGCTGGCCGGTGGAAGGAATTGAGAAAGTAGATCCCTTAAACTATGGGGAAATGGAAGAAATGACAGCTAAAATGGTAGAGCTGAGAAAAGGAAAAATGGATGAAGCGGCTTGCCGCGAAGCTCTTTTAAAATCCAATTATTTTGGCACCATGCTGGTCAAAATGGGAAAAGCAGATTGCCTTCTGGGGGGTGCCACCTATTCCACCGCTGATACAGTAAGGCCGGCTTTGCAGCTGATAAAAACAAAACCTGGCAGCAAGATTGTATCCAGTTGTTTTATCCTTTATCGTGAAGCAGAGAGCGGCAATGAAATGTATGCTATGGGAGATTGTGCCATTAATCTTAATCCGGATGAAAACGAGTTGGTAGAAATCGTATTGGAAACGGCCAGGACAGCCAGGACCTTTTCCATTGAGCCGAAAGTTGCACTTTTGTCCTATAGCTCATTGGGGTCCGGAAAAGGAGAATCAGTTGATAAGGTACACAATGCAGCCGCAAAATTGAAAGCTATGGATCTTGACTTCCTGGTAGACGGGGAACTTCAATTTGACGCTGCGTTTTCTCCGGTAGTGGCTAAGACAAAAGCTCCCGAATCCCTGGTAGCCGGACAAGCCAATACCTTTATTTTTCCCAACATTGATGCGGGCAACATTGGTTACAAAATTGCACAGCGCTTAGGAGGCTTTGAGGCCTTCGGTCCAATTTTACAGGGACTAAATGCTCCTATTAATGATCTTTCAAGAGGATGCAATGCAGAAGAGGTCTATAAGATGTCCATTATTACGGCATCCCTGATATAA